TCTATGCCTAATACCTCTAGAATCATAATTTGCATAATTCATTCTAACTGTATAGTCATCAACTTTTTCCCATCCAGCCATCAATGGAGCAAAATCTCCAGCTTGACCATGAACAGATTCAGGATTGGTAGCTGCGTTAGCGTTATTAAATGAGAACACAACATCATCAGCTGTCATCTCACCCCAATCACCGTGAAAAGGTACACCTTCCTTAAGTGTCAACTCAAGATAAGAAACATCATCAGCTAAAGTCCAGCCAGTAGCTAGAACAGGAGCTTCAGGTTTAGTTCCCATGTTGTCACCATATTCAGGTCTAAATAGTGTTTCTTGTACACTAGCCAGATATAAGTTCTCAGCACAACCTGCTGTACAGAATTGTGGAGTACCAATACCAGGGTGTAATCTAGAAACTGCGATCTTTACTTCACTTGCACCTTTACTTGGTGCAGCTGCAGATGAAGAAGTTGAGCTTGCTGCTGCAGAAGTAGAAGAATCAGCTGAAGAAGTTTCTTCATCATCGCCTCCACAACCAATAGCAAAAGCAAACATTGCTAGCATCATCATCGCAAGGATTAATTTAATGGATTTACCCATATATTTCCCCCTTAACTTGTTTAATATAAATTGCAACTCAATTTACGTTTCGTACTAACATAAACGAATGTTTACAATAATGCAACTTTTAATAAATATTTTTTACAGATTAATTTTTATTAGCCAAAATCCAATATGTCCAAAATGGAAAATAGGTATCCTAATTGGACAAGTTTATCTATTTTTTGTGGATATTTTTATTAAATGCCCAACTTGGATAGTAGTCATAAATTTCAATATCATTGGAGGGGCTGCCCAAGGGTTGAGGAGGTAGTCTAAATTTATCAATACCTACCATATCTACTCCTATACATTTCATGCCACACTTTAGTTGAGTCCTTGTAGAGGGTATATTCCAGGGCCCAACAGAGCTGTAGGGAATTTTATTGTTCTCAAAAGCCCATTTCCCTGCCGCAGAGTAAACATTAGTACCTAGACCTTTTAATTGTGCATCTGGATGTGTATCCAAACCTATTTCTACAAAATTTCCTCCAACATCATGAAGAGTTGCAGATGCAACAATTTTGCCATGATCCTTTATAACAAAACCATTCAAACAATCATAGGAGTTATGCCAAAATATTTTTTCATCTAATTGATTCTTTATTTCTTCGTTAGACAAAATTTCAATTTTATAATCATTAAAATTGATCCAAGATTCTTTTTCAGTAAACATAAACCAACTAGGACCCCAAACATAATATCCTAAAGGATGGGTAATTCTTGAAATTTCATACATGCCAAATTGCGAAAAGATCATTTGACTATTAAACCTATCGACTAAATCCAAAATACTCTTATGAATTTTTTCTTCAGCACCAATGTATAAATTATTATTATATTCAAATAACCATATAGGGAATTTGAAGCTTTGATCCTTAACTCCACCTATAAAAATACCTGGATTAACCTCATTTAATTCAGATAGTTTGGTATCTAACCAGCTCTTGATAGTATCATCTAATTTTTTTGAAATATTAATCATTTTTACCAATCAAATAAAAC
This portion of the Dehalococcoidia bacterium genome encodes:
- a CDS encoding GNAT family N-acetyltransferase yields the protein MINISKKLDDTIKSWLDTKLSELNEVNPGIFIGGVKDQSFKFPIWLFEYNNNLYIGAEEKIHKSILDLVDRFNSQMIFSQFGMYEISRITHPLGYYVWGPSWFMFTEKESWINFNDYKIEILSNEEIKNQLDEKIFWHNSYDCLNGFVIKDHGKIVASATLHDVGGNFVEIGLDTHPDAQLKGLGTNVYSAAGKWAFENNKIPYSSVGPWNIPSTRTQLKCGMKCIGVDMVGIDKFRLPPQPLGSPSNDIEIYDYYPSWAFNKNIHKK